From Callospermophilus lateralis isolate mCalLat2 chromosome 5, mCalLat2.hap1, whole genome shotgun sequence, a single genomic window includes:
- the LOC143641722 gene encoding olfactory receptor 14C36-like, with the protein MANATMVTEFLLLASPDGWDLSFLYFTVFPITYLGTLLGNLLIVTVTTADQNLHTPMYFFLRNLSILDMCYISITVPNACVNSFTGNRAISVAGCATQIFLVIFCAYVEMLFLTIMAWDRYVAICQPLQYPLIMNPQFCVHVTLASLLSGLLYAVVHTGNTFRLSFCQSNVVHQFFCDVPSLLKLSCSETTSNLVLLLVSAVLICGGCFLFIVMSYIRILSAVLKFPTGNSSKAFSTCTPHILVFSIFLSSGAGVYLRPSEESHTLQDMVLSTFYTMVPPFLNPLIYSLRNKQVKEAMRRIMQRQLFSGK; encoded by the coding sequence ATGGCCAATGCCACCATGGTAACTGAATTTCTCCTCCTGGCCTCTCCTGATGGCTGGGATCTGAGTTTCCTCTATTTCACAGTATTCCCAATTACCTACCTGGGTACCTTGTTAGGGAACCTTCTCATCGTCACTGTCACCACTGCTGACCAGAACCTGCAcacacccatgtacttcttcctcaggaACCTGTCCATCTTGGACATGTGCTACATTTCCATCACTGTCCCCAATGCCTGTGTCAACTCTTTCACTGGCAACAGGGCCATTTCAGTGGCTGGCTGTGCAACACAGATCTTCTTGGTCATTTTCTGTGCATATGTGGAGATGCTATTTCTCACCATCATGGCCTGggaccgctatgtggccatctgccaGCCCCTCCAGTACCCGCTCATCATGAACCCCCAGTTTTGTGTCCACGTGACCCTGGCTTCCCTGCTCAGTGGTCTGCTGTATGCAGTTGTGCACACGGGGAACACATTCCGGCTGTCCTTCTGCCAGTCAAACGTGGTGCACCAGTTCTTCTGTGATGTCCCCTCTCTGCTGAAGCTCTCCTGCTCTGAGACCACCAGTAACCTGGTCCTCCTTCTTGTCTCTGCTGTATTGATTTGTGGTGGTTGCTTCCTTTTTATTGTGATGTCATATATTCGCATACTTTCTGCTGTGCTAAAATTTCCCACTGGGAACTCATCGAAGGCCTTCTCCACCTGCACCCCTCATATCCTTGTTTTTTCCATCTTCCTCAGTTCTGGTGCAGGTGTGTACCTGAGGCCTTCAGAAGAGTCTCACACACTCCAGGACATGGTTCTCTCTACCTTTTACACCATGGTTCCTCCCTTCCTGAATCCTCTCATCTACAGTCTCAGGAACAAACAGGTAAAGGAAGCTATGAGGAGAATAATGCAAAGACAGTTGTTCTCAGGGAAATGA